One window of Candidatus Mycobacterium wuenschmannii genomic DNA carries:
- the eccA gene encoding type VII secretion AAA-ATPase EccA gives METAESGVIATRPNTARVDDDVASRFATCSRALGLTIYDRTRPADLAAARSGFTGLVRIAHDQADAWVGLAAAGDTSLQVLEAISRNSGTAGVLQRQVELSPGALGFRYDSGLYLKFRATEPDDFHLAYAAALAGAGRFAEAHDLVTAVGRRKPSSHEARWVAATIHYRAERWADVVKLLSPVVNDATLDERYAHAAKIALGISLARLGMFAAALAYLEEPEGPVAVAAVDGALARALSLRADGDEDTAREVLQDLYAANPENAQVEEALTDTSFGIVPTTSDRIDARSDPWDVGTEPQPGDFVDPGAQERKAELLSEAERELDEFIGLEKVKDQVARLKSAVAMELVRKERGLEVAQRTHHLVFTGPPGTGKTTIARVVAKIYCGLGLLKKENIKEVHRADLIGQHIGETEAKTNAIIDSALDGVLFLDEAYALVATGAKNDFGLVAIDTLLARMENDRDRLVVIIAGYRADLDRFLDTNQGLRSRFTRTIDFPSYQPSELIEIANFMATRRDSAFDRQALDDLEALFAHMASTTKADSVGVERRGLDIAGNGRFVRNVVEKSEEEREFRLDHSEHAKTGEFTDEELVTITAADVANTVPPLLEGLRLEMPA, from the coding sequence GTGGAAACCGCTGAATCCGGCGTGATCGCCACCCGGCCGAACACGGCCCGGGTGGACGACGATGTGGCGAGCCGATTCGCGACTTGTTCGCGGGCGCTGGGGCTGACCATCTACGACCGCACGCGGCCGGCCGACCTGGCCGCGGCCCGATCCGGGTTCACCGGCCTGGTGCGGATCGCCCACGACCAAGCCGACGCCTGGGTCGGCCTGGCTGCCGCCGGTGACACCTCCCTTCAAGTCCTGGAAGCGATTTCACGCAATAGCGGTACCGCCGGGGTGTTGCAACGCCAGGTGGAACTGTCGCCGGGCGCGTTGGGGTTCCGCTACGACTCCGGGCTGTACCTGAAGTTCCGTGCCACCGAGCCAGACGACTTCCATCTCGCCTACGCCGCGGCGTTGGCCGGCGCGGGACGGTTTGCCGAGGCGCACGACCTGGTGACGGCTGTCGGGCGGCGTAAGCCGAGCTCGCACGAGGCGCGCTGGGTGGCTGCGACGATTCACTACCGCGCCGAGCGGTGGGCCGACGTGGTCAAACTGCTGTCGCCCGTGGTCAACGACGCCACGCTGGACGAGCGCTACGCGCACGCCGCGAAGATCGCGCTGGGGATCTCGCTCGCGCGGCTCGGGATGTTTGCTGCGGCGCTCGCGTACCTCGAGGAGCCGGAGGGTCCGGTAGCGGTCGCGGCGGTGGACGGGGCGCTGGCCCGCGCGCTGTCGCTGCGGGCCGACGGCGACGAGGACACCGCCCGCGAGGTGCTGCAGGACCTCTACGCGGCCAACCCGGAGAACGCGCAGGTCGAAGAGGCGCTGACGGACACCAGCTTCGGCATCGTGCCGACCACGTCGGACCGCATCGACGCGCGCTCCGACCCGTGGGACGTCGGCACCGAGCCGCAGCCCGGCGACTTCGTCGACCCGGGCGCGCAGGAGCGCAAGGCCGAGTTGCTGTCGGAGGCCGAGCGTGAGCTCGACGAGTTCATCGGCCTGGAGAAGGTCAAGGATCAGGTCGCCCGACTCAAGAGCGCGGTGGCGATGGAGCTGGTGCGCAAGGAGCGTGGCCTCGAGGTCGCGCAGCGCACCCACCACCTGGTCTTCACCGGCCCGCCCGGAACCGGTAAGACCACGATCGCGCGTGTCGTCGCCAAAATCTATTGCGGCCTAGGCCTTTTGAAGAAAGAGAACATCAAAGAGGTGCACCGCGCCGACCTGATCGGTCAGCACATCGGTGAGACCGAGGCCAAGACGAACGCCATCATCGACAGCGCTCTGGACGGCGTGCTGTTCCTGGACGAGGCGTACGCGTTGGTCGCCACCGGCGCCAAGAACGACTTCGGCCTGGTGGCCATCGACACGCTGCTGGCCCGGATGGAGAACGACCGCGACCGGTTGGTGGTCATCATCGCCGGGTATCGCGCCGACCTCGACCGGTTCCTGGACACGAACCAGGGTCTGCGGTCCCGTTTCACCCGGACCATCGACTTCCCGTCGTACCAGCCGTCCGAGCTGATCGAGATCGCCAACTTCATGGCGACCCGGCGCGACAGCGCATTCGACCGCCAGGCGCTCGACGACCTGGAAGCCTTGTTCGCTCACATGGCCAGCACGACGAAGGCCGACTCGGTGGGTGTGGAACGCCGGGGCCTCGACATCGCCGGTAACGGTCGATTCGTTCGTAACGTCGTCGAAAAGTCGGAAGAGGAACGGGAATTCCGGTTGGACCACTCCGAACACGCCAAGACCGGCGAATTCACCGATGAGGAGCTCGTGACGATCACCGCCGCCGACGTGGCTAACACCGTGCCGCCGTTGCTGGAAGGCCTGCGGCTGGAGATGCCCGCATGA
- the eccB gene encoding type VII secretion protein EccB: MTNPENGDDRRSFASRTPVNDNPDKVVYRRGFVTRHQVTGWRFVMRRIASGVALHDTRMLVDPLRSQTRAVLMGVVVLVTALVGCFVFSLIRPNGSVANNAILADRSTAALYVRVGDELHPVLNLASARLIAGKPANPTQVKSTELDKFPLGNLIGIPGAPQRMVQNTRKDADWTVCDAATGTAAGVTVIAGAPETSGARAAAVDAGKAILASNSGSAWLLWEGRRSRIDPADHAVTGALGLGTDIHAPRPIAAGLFNAIPESPPLAAPVIPDAGTPARFPVPAPIGGVVESHGLEGNSTNYYAVLPDGLQQISPVLAAILRNANSYGLDQPPRLSADKVAKLPVSRQLDTSRYPEQRVSLLDATHDPVTCAHWSKAAGASTNSLTLLAGSALPIPDSVHTADLVSAGVDGAASRVAIAPGSGYFAQTVGHSPSSPAAGSLFWISDTGVRYGIDNEAGVTGNAKTADALGLTQPATPAPWSVLSLFARGPALSRADALLAHDGVAADLRPGRVKAEGQNR, from the coding sequence ATGACCAACCCTGAAAACGGCGACGACCGGCGGTCGTTCGCCTCGCGCACACCGGTGAACGACAACCCGGACAAGGTTGTCTACCGCCGTGGCTTCGTCACCCGCCACCAGGTCACCGGTTGGCGATTTGTCATGCGCCGCATCGCATCTGGTGTGGCGCTGCACGACACCCGGATGCTCGTCGACCCGCTGCGCAGCCAGACCCGTGCGGTGCTGATGGGCGTCGTCGTGCTGGTCACCGCGCTAGTCGGCTGCTTCGTCTTCTCGCTGATCCGGCCGAACGGGTCGGTGGCCAACAACGCGATCCTGGCCGACCGGTCGACCGCCGCGCTGTACGTACGCGTGGGGGATGAACTGCATCCGGTGCTCAACCTGGCTTCGGCCCGGCTGATCGCCGGCAAGCCGGCCAACCCGACACAGGTGAAAAGCACTGAGCTGGACAAGTTTCCGCTCGGTAACTTGATCGGCATCCCCGGTGCGCCGCAACGGATGGTGCAGAACACCCGCAAGGACGCCGACTGGACGGTGTGCGACGCGGCGACCGGTACCGCCGCGGGCGTCACGGTGATCGCGGGTGCCCCGGAGACCAGCGGCGCGCGCGCCGCCGCGGTGGACGCGGGCAAGGCCATTCTGGCCAGCAACTCCGGCAGCGCGTGGCTGCTGTGGGAAGGACGCCGCAGCCGGATCGACCCCGCTGACCACGCGGTGACCGGTGCCCTCGGACTGGGCACCGACATTCACGCGCCGCGGCCGATCGCGGCGGGCCTGTTCAACGCCATTCCCGAGTCGCCGCCGCTGGCCGCCCCCGTCATTCCCGACGCCGGCACACCGGCCCGTTTCCCGGTCCCGGCGCCGATCGGCGGTGTCGTGGAATCACATGGCTTGGAGGGCAATTCGACCAACTACTACGCGGTTCTGCCGGACGGACTGCAGCAGATTTCACCCGTGCTGGCCGCGATCCTGCGCAACGCCAACTCCTACGGTCTGGACCAGCCGCCGCGCTTGAGTGCTGACAAGGTGGCCAAGCTGCCCGTGTCACGGCAACTGGACACCAGCCGCTATCCGGAGCAACGCGTCAGCCTGCTCGACGCGACACACGATCCGGTCACCTGCGCGCATTGGAGCAAGGCCGCCGGCGCTAGCACGAATTCGCTGACGCTGCTTGCCGGTTCGGCGCTGCCGATTCCCGACTCGGTGCACACCGCCGACTTGGTCAGTGCCGGCGTCGACGGCGCCGCCAGCCGGGTGGCGATCGCCCCGGGGTCCGGCTACTTCGCGCAGACCGTCGGCCATAGCCCGTCGTCGCCGGCGGCCGGTTCGCTGTTCTGGATCTCCGACACCGGCGTTCGCTACGGCATCGACAACGAGGCCGGCGTCACCGGAAACGCGAAAACCGCTGATGCGCTTGGCCTTACCCAGCCTGCAACCCCCGCACCGTGGTCCGTCCTGTCATTGTTCGCGCGGGGGCCCGCGCTGTCGCGCGCCGATGCGCTGCTGGCCCACGACGGGGTGGCAGCCGACTTACGACCTGGTCGCGTCAAAGCCGAAGGGCAAAATCGATGA
- the eccCa gene encoding type VII secretion protein EccCa produces the protein MSRLIFEARRRLPSPVTRKGSISIEAPPELPRVIPPSLLRRALPVVIVLLIVGMIVAMVATGMRLISPQTLFFPFVLLLAATAFFRGGDNKSRTEEVDAERADYLRYLSVVRDNIRAQATAQRAAAQWSHPEPADLAAIPGSRRQWERDPQDGDFLVVRAGIHSAALDTALRVNDTADEVDLEPVSHSALRSLLDTQRTVRDVPTGIDLTKLSRVTVLGDDDEVRGALRAWVAQAVTWHDPTVLGVAVATPDIEASDWSWVKWLPHVDIPAEADGVGPARYLSAKPDELAALLGPALSDRPAFTGGPSDALRHLLIIVDDPDFDLAASPLAAGRAGVTVVYRSSTPPHREQYSDPERPILRVSDGAIERWQTGGWQGYIDHADSLGVDDAVHVARRLSRWDSNPTHSGLQSTATRGATFTTLLGISDASRLDVPTMWAPRHRDEELRVPIGVTATGEPLMFDLKDEAEGGMGPHGLMIGMTGAGKSQTLMSILLSLLTTHSADRLIVIYADFKGEAGADIFRNFPQVVAVISNMAEKKSLADRFADTLRGEVARRETLLREAGRKVQGSAFNSVTEYENAVAAGHDLPPIPTLFVVADEFTLMLADHPEYAELFDYVARKGRSFRIHILFASQTLDVGKIKDIDKNTSYRIGLKVASPAVSRSIIGVEDAYHIEAGKEHKGVGFLVPAPGAAPIKFRSTYVDGIYDPPQTPKTLVVHSVPEPKLFTAGRVEPDQTTVIAKNGHDEPIAPSRKLISTIGDQLARFGPRAPELWLPPLDEVIPLSAALARASVPRGEWRWPLGEIDRPFQMRRDSLVFDARSSAGNLLIHGGAKSGKSTALQTFILSAASLHSPREVSFYCLDYGGGQLRGLEDLAHVGSVASSLEPERIRRTFGELEQLLRSRQEREVFRDKQGPDDGLGQVFLVIDNLYAFSRDNTDQFNTRNPLLSKVTELVNVGLAYGIHVVVTTPSWLEVPLAMRDGLGMRLELKLHDARDSNVRVVGALHRPAEGVPADQPGRGLTMAAEHFLIAAPELDQVAAINARHEGIAAPPVRLLPKNLEPAVLEPVYGGADRIVIGQREEDLAAVQLDFAQNPLLMVLGDTRTGKTTLLRHIIRTIRDNSTPDRVAFTVLDRRLHLVDEPLFPDNEYTANIDRVTPAMLGLAGLIEKRRPPAGLDASQLTGWSFEGHTHYLIIDDVDQIPDTPAMTGPYVGQRPWTPLIGLLAQAGDLGLRVIVTARASGAAHALMTSPLLRRFNDLQATTLMLSGNPVDGGKVRGQRFDRLPAGRAILLTDSDTPTYVQLVNPLVDESVSVDRGR, from the coding sequence ATGAGCCGCTTGATCTTCGAGGCACGCCGCCGGCTGCCCTCGCCGGTGACCCGCAAGGGCAGCATCAGCATCGAGGCACCGCCGGAACTGCCGCGGGTGATTCCGCCGTCGCTGCTGCGCCGCGCGCTGCCAGTGGTGATCGTGTTGCTGATCGTGGGGATGATCGTCGCGATGGTCGCCACCGGAATGCGGCTCATCTCGCCGCAGACATTGTTCTTCCCGTTCGTGCTGCTGCTGGCGGCCACGGCGTTCTTCCGTGGGGGCGACAACAAGTCGCGCACCGAGGAAGTCGATGCCGAGCGCGCCGACTACCTGCGTTATCTCTCGGTGGTGCGAGACAACATCCGCGCCCAGGCCACCGCGCAGCGCGCAGCGGCGCAATGGTCGCATCCCGAACCGGCCGACCTGGCCGCGATCCCCGGATCGCGGCGGCAGTGGGAGCGCGATCCGCAGGACGGCGACTTCCTGGTAGTACGCGCCGGCATCCATTCGGCGGCACTGGATACCGCACTGCGGGTCAACGACACCGCCGACGAGGTCGACCTGGAGCCGGTGTCGCACAGCGCATTACGCAGCCTGCTCGACACCCAGCGCACCGTTCGCGACGTCCCGACCGGAATCGACCTGACCAAGCTGTCACGGGTCACCGTGCTCGGCGACGACGACGAGGTCCGCGGCGCGCTGCGGGCCTGGGTTGCGCAGGCCGTCACCTGGCATGACCCGACCGTGCTCGGCGTAGCGGTCGCCACGCCCGACATCGAGGCGTCGGACTGGTCGTGGGTCAAATGGCTTCCGCACGTGGACATCCCGGCCGAGGCGGACGGAGTGGGCCCGGCCCGCTACCTGTCGGCCAAGCCGGACGAACTGGCCGCGCTGCTCGGCCCGGCGCTTTCCGACCGTCCGGCGTTTACCGGTGGGCCGTCGGATGCGTTGCGGCACTTGCTGATCATCGTCGACGACCCGGACTTCGACCTGGCTGCTTCGCCGCTGGCGGCGGGGCGGGCCGGTGTCACCGTCGTCTACCGCTCGAGCACCCCTCCGCACCGTGAGCAGTACTCGGATCCGGAGCGGCCGATCCTGCGGGTCAGCGACGGCGCGATCGAGCGCTGGCAGACCGGCGGCTGGCAGGGCTACATCGACCATGCCGACTCGCTCGGCGTCGACGACGCGGTGCACGTCGCGCGCCGGCTGTCGCGCTGGGACTCCAACCCGACGCACAGCGGCCTGCAGTCCACGGCGACCCGCGGCGCGACATTCACCACGCTGCTGGGCATTTCGGACGCGTCTCGACTCGACGTGCCCACCATGTGGGCGCCGCGGCATCGCGACGAGGAGTTGCGGGTGCCGATCGGCGTGACGGCCACCGGCGAGCCGCTGATGTTCGATCTCAAGGACGAGGCCGAGGGCGGCATGGGGCCGCACGGCCTGATGATCGGTATGACCGGTGCCGGCAAGTCGCAGACCCTGATGTCGATTCTGTTGTCGCTGTTGACGACTCACTCAGCGGACCGGTTGATCGTAATCTACGCCGACTTCAAGGGTGAGGCCGGCGCGGACATCTTCCGCAACTTCCCCCAGGTCGTGGCGGTGATCTCCAACATGGCTGAGAAGAAGTCGCTGGCGGACCGGTTCGCCGACACCCTGCGTGGCGAGGTGGCCCGACGCGAGACCTTGCTGCGGGAGGCCGGCCGCAAGGTGCAGGGCAGCGCCTTCAACTCGGTGACCGAGTACGAGAATGCCGTCGCCGCGGGGCACGACCTGCCGCCGATCCCGACGCTGTTCGTGGTCGCCGACGAGTTCACCTTGATGCTCGCCGACCACCCCGAGTACGCGGAACTGTTCGACTACGTCGCCCGCAAAGGTCGCTCGTTCCGGATCCACATCCTGTTCGCGTCGCAGACGCTGGATGTCGGCAAGATCAAGGACATCGACAAGAACACCTCGTACCGCATCGGTCTGAAGGTGGCCAGTCCGGCGGTGTCGCGGTCGATCATCGGCGTCGAGGACGCGTACCACATCGAGGCGGGCAAGGAGCACAAGGGCGTCGGCTTCCTGGTGCCCGCGCCAGGCGCCGCGCCGATCAAGTTCCGCAGCACCTACGTCGACGGCATCTACGACCCGCCGCAGACACCGAAAACGCTTGTGGTGCACTCCGTTCCGGAGCCGAAGCTGTTCACCGCCGGCAGGGTCGAACCAGACCAGACCACGGTGATCGCCAAGAACGGTCACGACGAGCCGATCGCGCCGTCGCGCAAGCTGATCTCCACCATCGGCGATCAGCTGGCCCGCTTCGGCCCCCGTGCCCCGGAGCTGTGGCTGCCGCCGCTCGACGAGGTCATCCCGCTGAGCGCCGCGTTGGCGCGTGCGTCGGTGCCGCGCGGCGAATGGCGTTGGCCGCTGGGCGAAATCGACCGGCCGTTCCAGATGCGCCGCGACTCACTGGTGTTCGACGCGCGGTCCTCGGCCGGCAACCTGCTGATCCACGGTGGTGCGAAGTCCGGTAAATCGACTGCGCTGCAGACATTCATCCTGTCGGCGGCCAGCCTGCACTCGCCGCGCGAGGTGAGCTTCTACTGCCTCGACTACGGCGGCGGGCAGCTGCGCGGCCTGGAGGACCTGGCACACGTCGGCAGCGTCGCGTCGTCGCTGGAGCCCGAGCGCATCCGTCGCACCTTCGGCGAGCTGGAGCAGCTGCTGCGGTCCCGTCAGGAACGGGAAGTCTTCCGCGACAAGCAGGGCCCCGACGACGGGCTGGGCCAGGTGTTCCTGGTCATCGACAACCTGTACGCGTTCAGCCGTGACAACACCGACCAGTTCAACACGCGAAACCCGTTGCTGAGCAAGGTGACCGAGCTGGTCAACGTCGGCCTGGCCTACGGCATCCATGTCGTGGTGACGACTCCGAGCTGGCTCGAGGTGCCGCTGGCGATGCGCGACGGCCTGGGCATGCGACTTGAGCTCAAGCTGCACGACGCGCGGGACAGTAACGTCCGGGTGGTCGGTGCGCTGCACCGTCCGGCCGAGGGTGTGCCGGCCGACCAGCCGGGTCGCGGTCTGACCATGGCCGCCGAGCACTTCCTGATCGCTGCGCCCGAACTCGACCAGGTGGCCGCGATCAATGCCCGGCATGAGGGGATCGCCGCGCCACCGGTGCGGCTGCTGCCGAAGAACCTGGAGCCCGCCGTGCTCGAGCCGGTTTACGGCGGAGCCGACCGGATCGTCATCGGTCAGCGCGAAGAGGATTTGGCCGCAGTACAACTGGACTTCGCGCAGAACCCGCTGCTGATGGTGCTGGGCGACACCCGGACCGGTAAGACGACCTTGCTGCGGCACATCATTCGCACCATCCGCGACAACTCCACACCGGACCGCGTCGCATTCACGGTGCTGGACCGTCGGCTGCATCTGGTCGACGAGCCGCTGTTCCCGGACAACGAGTACACCGCCAACATCGACCGGGTCACCCCGGCGATGCTCGGACTCGCGGGCCTGATCGAAAAGCGGCGCCCGCCAGCCGGTTTGGATGCTTCGCAGCTGACCGGATGGTCTTTCGAGGGCCACACCCACTACCTGATCATCGACGACGTCGACCAGATTCCGGATACCCCGGCGATGACGGGACCGTATGTGGGACAACGCCCGTGGACGCCGCTGATCGGCCTGCTCGCGCAGGCCGGCGACCTGGGCCTGCGCGTCATCGTCACAGCGCGGGCCAGCGGTGCCGCGCATGCGTTGATGACCAGCCCGTTGCTGCGCCGGTTCAACGACCTGCAGGCGACCACGCTGATGTTGTCGGGTAACCCGGTGGACGGCGGCAAGGTCCGCGGCCAGCGATTCGACCGGCTGCCGGCCGGTCGGGCGATCCTGCTGACCGACAGCGACACCCCGACGTACGTGCAATTGGTCAATCCGCTTGTCGACGAGAGCGTTTCCGTCGACCGCGGCCGGTGA
- a CDS encoding PE family protein has product MTLRVVPEGLASASAAVEAITARLAAAHAGAAPAITAVVPSAADPVSLQTAAGFSAQGTEHAAVAAEGVEELGRAGVGVGESGVSYAAGDAAAAGTYGGV; this is encoded by the coding sequence ATGACACTACGGGTTGTTCCAGAAGGATTGGCGTCGGCCAGCGCGGCCGTCGAAGCGATCACCGCACGGTTGGCGGCCGCACACGCGGGCGCCGCGCCGGCCATCACCGCTGTCGTGCCGTCGGCGGCTGACCCGGTGTCGCTGCAGACCGCCGCGGGCTTCAGCGCGCAGGGCACCGAGCATGCCGCCGTCGCGGCCGAGGGCGTCGAGGAACTCGGCCGGGCCGGTGTCGGCGTGGGCGAGTCCGGCGTGAGCTATGCCGCCGGCGACGCCGCTGCCGCGGGGACATACGGCGGCGTCTGA
- a CDS encoding PPE family protein — MTAPVWMASPPEVHSVLLSSGPGPGSLLAAAQAWAALSADYASAASDLTSLLGAVQAGAWEGPSAEEYVSAHLPYLAWLTEASANSAGAATQHEVAAAAYTSALAAMPTIPELATNHLIHGVLIATNFFGINTIPIALNEADYVRMWVQAATTMASYQAVSGAALAAAPRTEVAPPVLKSDSAQSAAAVPPTGDFFTDLFNQLTQLIQDPSGALSAIFSNPAAWGPLLFFIAYEAFFIPFGNTFWSIVLSSPAWLTVILYFGIKAALSAGGAEPVPDVAGVPGFRTGQPTGMPVAALTSPGGGSATASSGSTAAAGAAGGAAPAPAPAAAFPYMVGGMDPDGDPGPTLIDRDENKAPAGSIAAAAAVGAASRAKARTRRRRKSEMHDHADEFADMNIDVDPDWGAQDDRELVAAAVASGNGSGSLGFAGTVGKDSSAEASGFATLSSNGFGEGPRIPMVPGTWEPESSEGEGDHS, encoded by the coding sequence ATGACCGCGCCGGTGTGGATGGCTTCGCCGCCTGAGGTGCACTCAGTGCTCCTCAGCAGCGGTCCTGGCCCGGGGTCGCTGTTGGCGGCCGCGCAGGCCTGGGCCGCGCTGAGCGCTGACTATGCCTCGGCGGCAAGCGATCTCACCTCGCTACTGGGCGCGGTCCAGGCAGGCGCATGGGAGGGCCCGAGCGCCGAGGAATACGTGAGCGCGCACCTGCCCTACCTGGCGTGGCTCACCGAGGCCAGCGCGAACAGCGCCGGCGCGGCAACCCAGCACGAGGTCGCCGCGGCCGCATACACCTCCGCGCTGGCCGCCATGCCGACGATTCCGGAGCTGGCGACCAATCACCTCATTCACGGCGTGCTGATCGCGACGAACTTCTTTGGGATCAATACGATTCCGATCGCGCTCAACGAGGCCGATTATGTCCGCATGTGGGTCCAGGCGGCGACCACGATGGCGAGTTACCAGGCGGTGTCCGGTGCCGCACTCGCGGCGGCGCCCCGCACCGAGGTGGCACCACCGGTGCTCAAGTCCGACAGCGCTCAGTCGGCCGCGGCCGTCCCGCCGACGGGTGACTTCTTCACCGACCTGTTCAACCAGTTGACGCAGCTGATCCAGGATCCGAGCGGGGCACTCAGTGCCATCTTCAGCAATCCGGCAGCGTGGGGTCCGCTGCTGTTCTTCATCGCCTACGAAGCGTTCTTCATCCCGTTCGGTAACACCTTCTGGTCGATCGTGCTCAGTTCGCCCGCGTGGCTCACGGTCATCCTCTACTTCGGCATCAAGGCCGCGCTGTCCGCGGGCGGTGCGGAGCCGGTTCCGGATGTCGCCGGAGTACCGGGCTTCCGGACCGGCCAGCCGACCGGCATGCCCGTCGCGGCGTTGACGTCGCCGGGCGGCGGAAGTGCCACGGCGAGTTCCGGATCGACCGCCGCGGCCGGTGCGGCCGGTGGTGCGGCCCCGGCTCCGGCGCCCGCCGCCGCCTTCCCGTACATGGTCGGTGGCATGGACCCCGACGGTGACCCCGGCCCGACGCTGATCGACCGCGACGAGAACAAGGCGCCGGCCGGCTCGATTGCCGCTGCCGCCGCCGTCGGCGCGGCGAGCCGGGCCAAGGCGCGCACGCGCCGTCGGCGCAAGTCCGAAATGCACGATCACGCAGATGAATTCGCCGACATGAACATCGACGTCGACCCCGACTGGGGGGCGCAGGACGACCGTGAACTGGTCGCTGCCGCGGTCGCATCCGGCAACGGCTCGGGTTCCCTGGGGTTCGCCGGCACGGTGGGCAAGGACAGCTCGGCCGAGGCGTCGGGATTTGCGACGTTGAGCAGCAATGGATTTGGCGAAGGTCCGCGCATTCCGATGGTGCCGGGAACCTGGGAGCCGGAGTCATCGGAGGGGGAGGGGGACCACAGCTGA
- the esxG gene encoding type VII secretion system protein EsxG, which translates to MSLLDAHIPQLVASQSAFGAKAGLMRSTIGQAEQEAMSSQAFHAGDSAAAFQAAHARFVAAAAKVNSLLDIAQANLGDAAGTYVAADSAAASSYPGF; encoded by the coding sequence ATGAGTTTGTTGGATGCTCACATTCCGCAGTTGGTGGCGTCGCAGTCGGCGTTTGGTGCCAAGGCGGGTTTGATGCGGTCGACGATTGGTCAGGCCGAGCAGGAGGCGATGTCGTCGCAGGCGTTTCACGCCGGGGATTCGGCGGCGGCGTTTCAGGCGGCGCATGCCCGTTTTGTGGCGGCGGCGGCGAAGGTGAACTCGCTGTTGGATATCGCGCAGGCCAACTTGGGTGATGCGGCGGGTACGTATGTGGCCGCGGACAGTGCTGCGGCGAGCAGCTACCCGGGCTTCTGA
- a CDS encoding WXG100 family type VII secretion target yields the protein MSQIMYNYPAMLAHSADMAGYAGTIQSLGADISAEQAALQSAWQGDTGLSYQAWQAQWNQALEQLVLSYRAMASTHENNTTSMLARDSAEGAKWGG from the coding sequence ATGTCGCAGATTATGTACAACTACCCGGCGATGCTGGCGCATTCGGCGGACATGGCGGGCTATGCCGGCACGATTCAGAGTCTGGGTGCCGACATCTCTGCTGAGCAGGCTGCGTTGCAGTCGGCGTGGCAGGGTGACACCGGGTTGAGCTACCAGGCGTGGCAGGCGCAGTGGAACCAGGCGCTGGAGCAGTTGGTGCTGTCGTATCGGGCGATGGCGAGCACGCACGAGAACAACACCACCTCGATGCTGGCTCGCGACTCGGCCGAGGGCGCCAAGTGGGGCGGTTAG
- a CDS encoding ESX secretion-associated protein EspG: protein MTNQPNAVELTVEQAWCIAETVGAGTFPWVLAITTPYTDAAERGAFLAAQTAELARMGMVSADGAINAAVAEWIRVVCFPERWLDLRYVGSAAASGGDDLLRGIIARRGGKTVVALRNAQLVTFTSMDVHDARALVPILGVGLAQRPPARFDEFNLPAQVGARADERLRNGTPLAEVLDYLGIPQSARAVVESVFTGPRSYVEIVAGCHHDGRHTSTEVGMSIVDTTEGRVLVSPSRAFDGEWVSTFSPGTSFAVAVAVEQLTGQLPDGHWFEGNRLSRDFSSSTTQTV, encoded by the coding sequence ATGACCAACCAGCCCAACGCCGTCGAGCTGACTGTTGAGCAGGCGTGGTGCATCGCTGAGACCGTGGGAGCGGGCACGTTCCCGTGGGTGCTGGCGATCACCACGCCCTACACCGATGCCGCCGAACGGGGTGCGTTTCTCGCAGCCCAGACCGCCGAACTTGCCCGCATGGGCATGGTGTCGGCCGATGGCGCCATCAATGCGGCAGTGGCCGAATGGATTCGGGTTGTGTGCTTTCCGGAGCGGTGGCTGGACCTGCGCTACGTGGGTTCGGCCGCCGCATCCGGGGGCGACGATCTGCTGCGCGGGATCATCGCCCGCCGCGGCGGTAAAACCGTTGTGGCGCTGCGCAATGCGCAGTTGGTCACCTTTACGTCGATGGATGTCCACGATGCCCGCGCGCTGGTGCCGATCCTCGGTGTCGGCCTGGCGCAGCGCCCGCCGGCACGATTCGACGAGTTCAACCTGCCCGCCCAGGTCGGCGCGCGGGCAGACGAGCGGCTACGCAATGGCACGCCGCTCGCCGAAGTCCTTGACTACCTTGGCATTCCCCAGTCGGCGCGCGCCGTGGTCGAATCGGTGTTCACCGGACCGCGCAGCTACGTGGAGATCGTCGCGGGCTGTCACCACGACGGTCGGCACACCAGCACCGAGGTCGGCATGAGCATCGTCGACACCACGGAGGGCAGGGTGCTGGTGAGCCCGTCGCGGGCCTTCGACGGCGAATGGGTCTCGACGTTCAGCCCCGGCACCTCCTTTGCCGTCGCCGTCGCCGTCGAACAGCTCACCGGCCAACTGCCGGACGGTCATTGGTTCGAAGGCAACCGGCTCTCCCGAGACTTCAGCAGCTCCACCACCCAAACTGTCTGA